The sequence AGAATTTTCTCGACGCTTGTCCGGTCACCCCGCAGTCTTTGGCGTGATGACTTTTGGCATGCGCGTCAAAACTCTCCAAACGCTGACGGCTGATCCGGAAAAGCTTGAGCGCGCCTACCAACGTCTGGGCCACGACCCCGATGGCATGTCCACGCACGCTTACGACGCGATCGATGACGCCGTTCGCATGCTCACGCGCCACGCACCGCTGATGCGCCAGAATCAATTGGTCAAACGCGCCGTGATCGTAATCACTGACGGCTTCCCGGTCGGCGACACCGTCTCTCCTGAAACCGTAATTGAGCGCGCGAACGCCGCCGACACGAGCGTCTATGTCGTGACGATGCCGTCTTACTCACAAATGCTCGCCGCGGTGAAAGTCACACCGTTGCCCACTCCCCTGGATGTCAGCGGTATTGTCGAACTGACCGGCGGTCGCAGCATCTACGCAAACGAACCCGACCTCGGCCCGCTCTTCCGCGCCGTCGCCGAAGAAGTTTCGTCAGCTTACGTTTTAGGTTTTTACCCGCCCCTGCAGAATCGCGGTGACGGCAAGTTTCACACGATAAGAATTGAAGGACCGCAAGGATTAA is a genomic window of Pyrinomonadaceae bacterium containing:
- a CDS encoding VWA domain-containing protein → MLFGKPFQLFSLPPLMLGLAFALAAPHSTFAQNPPPQERPRRVMPTEDDPQDVIKIDTDLVPVNVVVTDAKGRLVRNLKKEDFKLFEDGTERKIESFNLEKVAGEPRPLAVVFALDVSGSMTAEEVQRVAAAMREFSRRLSGHPAVFGVMTFGMRVKTLQTLTADPEKLERAYQRLGHDPDGMSTHAYDAIDDAVRMLTRHAPLMRQNQLVKRAVIVITDGFPVGDTVSPETVIERANAADTSVYVVTMPSYSQMLAAVKVTPLPTPLDVSGIVELTGGRSIYANEPDLGPLFRAVAEEVSSAYVLGFYPPLQNRGDGKFHTIRIEGPQGLTVRQSRPGYQARKQ